From the genome of Aspergillus fumigatus Af293 chromosome 1, whole genome shotgun sequence, one region includes:
- a CDS encoding ubiquinol--cytochrome-c reductase catalytic subunit CYT1: MLARTVLRSVPSRGIARQSLSKTTTRASSSTAGTEAASSPFHLTLTASVATAAAIGSAAWYYSVYGKEAFAMTPAEEGLHPTQYPWEHAKWNKTFDHAALRRGFQVYREVCASCHSLTRVPWRSFVGVMHTVDEMKAFAEEHEYDTEPNDQGEIEKRPGKLSDYIPPPYKNEEAARAANGGALPPDLSLIVKGRHGGCNYIFSLLTGYPDEPPAGAQVAEGMNFNPYFPGTGIAMARVLFDGVVEYEDGTPATTSQMAKDVTEFLNWAAEPEMDDRKKMGAKALVILTGLFALSVWVKRYKWAPIKTRKIVYSPPVPRR; the protein is encoded by the exons ATGCTGGCACGTACTGTTTTGCGCAGCGTGCCCTCCCGGGGTATCGCCCGCCAGTCGTTGAGCAAGACCACTACG CGTGCGTCTTCCTCGACAGCCGGTACCGAAGCCGCCAGTTCTCCCTTCCACCTCACACTTACTGCATCTGTCGCAACCGCTGCCGCCATCGGATCCGCCGCGTGGTACTACAGCGTCTATGGAAAGGAAGCTTTTGCCATGACACCCGCCGAGGAGGG ATTGCATCCTACCCAGTACCCCTGGGAGCACGCCAAGTGGAATAAGACCTTCGATCACGCCGC TCTCCGCCGTGGTTTCCAGGTCTACCGTGAGGTCTGCGCCAGCTGCCACTCTCTTACCCGTGTGCCCTGGCGTTCGTTTGTTGGTGTCATGCACACTGTCGACGAGATGAAGGCCTTCGCCGAGGAACACGAATACGATACCGAGCCCAACGACCAAGGCGAGATCGAGAAGCGCCCCGGAAAGCTCTCTGACTACATTCCCCCTCCCTACAAGAACGAGGAGGCCGCTCGTGCCGCTAACGGTGGTGCTCTGCCCCCTGATCTCAGCTTGATCGTCAAGGGTCGTCACGGTGGCTGCAATTACATCTTCAGTCTTCTGACCGGTTACCCCGACGAGCCCCCTGCTGGTGCTCAGGTCGCCGAGGGCATGAACTTCAACCCTTACTTCCCCGGCACCG GTATTGCCATGGCCCGTGTCCTGTTCGATGGTGTCGTTGAGTACGAGGATGGCACCCCTGCCACCACCTCCCAGATGGCCAAGGATGTCACCGAGTTCCTCAACTGGGCTGCCGAGCCTGAGATGGATgaccgcaagaagatggGTGCCAAGGCCCTCGTCATCCTGACCGGCCTGTTTGCCCTTTCTGTCTGGGTCAAGCGCTACAAGTGGGCCCCCATCAAGACGAGAAAGATCGTGTACAGCCCACCCGTTCCCCGGCGCTAG